In a genomic window of Labeo rohita strain BAU-BD-2019 chromosome 20, IGBB_LRoh.1.0, whole genome shotgun sequence:
- the echdc2 gene encoding enoyl-CoA hydratase domain-containing protein 2, mitochondrial — MSVLRGVVMRTGRILIQPCAEVMAARGVFAGPIKRLFPRVNFTQTRLWCSDGPVPDRAEVRLNRLDGEDNGIVEVLMCRERARNSLGRLFVGQMRELVSSLHHDAAVRVVVFRSLIPGVFCAGADLKERAQMSNPEAELFVQGLRSLMNDIAALPMPTIAAVDGFALGGGLELALACDLRTAAHSAQMGLIETTRGLLPGAGGSQRLPRTVGFAIAKELIFTGRRVGGERAAELGLVNRSVPQNQTGDAAHKEALSIAREILPQAPIAVRMAKVAMNRGAEVDISSGMAIEGMCYARLIPTRDRQEGMAAFIEKRPPRYIGE; from the exons ATGAGCGTGTTGCGCGGAGTTGTCATGAGGACCGGGCGGATTCTCATTCAGCCCTGTGCGGAGGTGATGGCAGCGCGCGGTGTGTTTGCAGGGCCGATCAAGCGACTTTTCCCCCGGGTTAATTTTACCCAGACCCGCTTGTGGTGCTCTGATGGGCCAGTTCCTGACCGGGCTGAAGTACGACTAAATAGGCTTGATGGCGAAGACAACG GTATAGTGGAAGTGCTGATGTGTCGTGAAAGGGCAAGGAACTCTCTGGGACGCCTGTTTGTGGGTCAG ATGAGAGAGCTGGTGTCATCGTTGCATCATGACGCAGCGGTTCGTGTGGTGGTCTTCAGAAGTTTGATACCCGGAGTCTTTTGTGCAG GGGCAGATCTTAAGGAGAGAGCTCAGATGAGTAACCCTGAGGCAGAGCTGTTTGTTCAAGGCCTACGGTCACTAATGAATGACATCG CTGCGCTGCCCATGCCAACCATCGCAGCAGTGGACGGCTTTGCTCTCGGGGGCGGTTTGGAATTGGCACTAGCGTGTGACCTTCGCACTGCAG cacATTCAGCGCAGATGGGCCTGATTGAAACTACACGAGGATTACTCCCAGGGGCtg GAGGCAGTCAAAGGTTGCCCCGGACGGTTGGCTTTGCCATCGCAAAGGAGCTGATTTTTACAGGCCGGCGTGTCGGGGGTGAACGGGCTGCAGAGCTGGGGCTGGTAAACCGCTCCGTGCCACAGAACCAGACGGGAGACGCGGCCCACAAAGAGGCTCTTAGTATCGCACGAGAGATTCTGCCTCAG GCACCGATTGCCGTGCGAATGGCTAAAGTAGCCATGAACCGAGGCGCTGAGGTGGACATCTCTTCAGGAATGGCTATTGAGGGAATGTGTTACGCCAGG CTCATTCCTACACGGGACAGACAGGAGGGCATGGCTGCATTCATAGAGAAGAGGCCTCCAAGGTACATTGGGGAGTGA